From the genome of Nicotiana sylvestris chromosome 1, ASM39365v2, whole genome shotgun sequence:
tttagttgtgttagtaattgaataattatttttttaaaatagaaaagAATGGACTTTTCCTGAGGACGGATcacttggacagtactcttgagggaagtagtccatgtagtttctttattttattttattttattttttcttttttaggtagtgtagtaattttcccttggtttttcttttgaccacggttcttttccaagggcttttattgaaccgggttaggtagatttttcGTTTGTAGTTTTAGGACCAAAATGGGTGAAGGCTAGAATGCAACCCTTGATGTACACACCTGAgaataacaaaaacaaacatGAGGGTGCGACGTCTAGGCTCGTTTGTAGACTCGTAAATCTATGCCTTAATTTTGCACATCCTGTCTTGCTTGAACGCTCGTATGAGTGTGTTGATAAACTGATTCGGAATGAGTTACATGCCAAGTGTGTGTGAGCTATTACTTGTATTCTGTGCTTGCATgtgatacctagaacttgccctgtgtgtttgcaaagcgaaatagaagttgtttggttttagagatgattgaggcatttcTTTGTGTAGCATGTATATTTGTGAATCCACCTGTATATAttgccatagttaacccctttgagcctgaagcttgttctttgataaccctataatgacctatgtgtgtttgaatagtttgattgtttgaacctgtacctcctagaagcacttgaattactaaagaacatacaaaagtcaaagtgtggggtggtaAGGAAGTAGGAAAAAGGGGAATCAGGAAAGAAATACTTGAATGGTGCAATGGATTTGTAAAAgtctcaaaaaaaaaatagttgtatctAAAGAAAAGTGGGGGTCACCTATGAACTAAAATGTGGAAGAACGAGTGGGCCatggaaattgaaataaaaggaagtgtgtagtaaaagtgcttagggaggttagtcactatatccaaatatatcctactcgtcccttagcctacattacaaccaaataaagacctcttgatctttgACTAAATAGCTCGATGTAGAGTACTACactaggggcaagcttatggtgtgtctgtgtggcatgtgaatgttctttgctgagagtgagtgaattcttcctATCTTTGGTTCCTTGTTGCttgaattttatgtgtgtggaacttctctcagaattatgatgtgagggcatgtgactcaggaagaaaaagtgagttttcacctctgttagagtaactagagtgagCATGAGTGTATCATGGTGTTAGAGTCTTTATCTGAGGCGTGACTGTTGCACTGCTTAGGTTGTTCCTTCATAATGGCGGGTGTGGCATAAAAAAATTGGGTAATGCATCGAACGATTAGGCTTAGAAGTGTGGTTtaacttgctcgaggacgagcaaaggtttaagtgtggggtgttgataataggtgaatctaactataattaggccctaaataaccactttcttgtatagtttggatgataaaagtgataacaaaatgctcttattagtgtttttcatgctttgcaggttatatatgaccagagaaggctatggagtacttttgggatcaaatatggagaaaaagaggccgATCGGAAAATTCCGTCAAGTAAACCACGCGAAACAGCTCAAGTGAGAACTGAAAGAGGACTGCCGCGGTGCGGCAGAACCGCGGtgcggcagaaccgcggtagaAGATGACTGCAGacaaagtgagaatcagagagcatgtttggccgcggtttgaccgcgaccgcggcagaaccgcggcggaggcggagaacttcagggactaaagtgcaaaacacgaaatttttagcccaaaaccctattttaaacattagacttcgcccaagagaggcatgtaatgttttagagagtactttggcaagaaaaataagtgtgagagatcacccaaaacatcatatttttttcttctctttatttttcttgcaattttgatcatgaatattttcatagtttatttactcattgtcatgagtagctaaatcctttgtctagggttttgatggaacctattgaaggatgaacttcttgattatgttaatatagtttgccagtttaatctctatttgttcaactacgtgtttgttgtagttaattgacaggatcctcaattagctctGCCTagttagtgtgcataactcgggagagagcgcatatttaggtgattgttgaacaacaccactcccaaagtataagagggatctataatcgagggtttaaaggcgggattagggataacgaagccttgggtgcgatctgaagtgagttgcattaaaagccagctagcgtaactcgggagagtgcgtctagtaaattgttgtgattactcgggagagaattacaacacgcaaagtgctcatgatcggtagagaatacttaggcaaaattatagaagacatagagGGAAGGATTCCGATAATTGAGGAAATcttaactctagacctccttaatcttctctccaacctgtagtatctttagttgttaatctactaatttaattatttaattaattagatataagaatcttaatatttataacttaggaattgttagagcttgtcttcttagcaatattgaacagttgtagttaagccttagttctctgtgggattcgactccggacttgtaaaccggattatatttgcaacgaccgcattgtccttttataaggcatagctGGGCATGATCAAGTAACAATTAATTTTATATGCGGTTTAAAGGCTACATGATTTAATTTAATACGAGTGATCAAAGAACAACAAGTAATTGAattaaaggaaaacaaaacaatcaAACCAAGTGTGACGAAGTAATTAAGTCTATCGTCATATTTGAATGCTAAAGATCAGTTCCAATCAAGTCCTCGGAATGGAGCTCAATTGTAACTGAATAGATGAACAACTTGAAGAACACTTGAACAATTGCTAAAAGATAAAAGTGaactttattgctttgatatgcgtgcCAACTAtgaaccaaaaaatgaaaaggttccccctctttatatagtagaggagttTCAACCCTAATACAaatctaaataaggtaaaaaaaaattcttccctTTTTTACCGAGAAAACACGATTCGCAGTTAATATCGGGTATGATTCGTGTCGTAATATCCGGCTAATGGTGGATATTTCGGCTCCTCGTTTTCCCCTTTAATCGCCTTCCCTTTAACCCCGATTCTTTGTTTTGCTCGAGCTTAGTTCTTCCCATGTTTGGCCATGCTCGATTTCAGGCGTATCACTTATCCACCTCCAGGCTCCGATCCGCGAGCACCCGCGGTTTTACCCGAGCCAACGATGAATCACGTTGCTCCTTGTTTCTTTATCTGAAAATCGGGGGTAATTTTATCCCCAATTTCAACCGTACTCAATGCAAAATCATTGATCATTTCCCATAATATCAAATTTTTACAAATAGATTGATCTTTCTGACGTTTTCGTTTTGAATTGGTGTAGTTTGAATGACAATCTCTTTTAGAGTACCATCGACCTGGTTGAGTTTCTGCAACTCTATCggggaaaaatataaaaatatatatgatAGCCATAATTAGGGCTATTATTTAGAATATAGTTAGTGCCTAGCTAAATTAGGGTTGTGTATTTGGATCGGATATCTGAAATCCGAACCGATCTGTTCTATTTCGGATTACGAATTTCGAATTTCGGATATTTGGATTGGATTTCGGACTATGTTTATTAAAAATTCGGATATCCGGATCGGATTTGGATTGGTAGAATTTTGACCCGATTTGATCCGAAATTCGAAATTATTAGGGCATGTATAGATATTAAACTTTAATTTCGGATAGCCAATACTTCCTTTACATCTTTCTCCAAGTTATTACttttacaattgctagatttagctacACTGGCACCATAGTACCCTCATAATTGCagaaacatgaatttttcttgcTGTATTGCCTCTTCTACAAAGAAAATATAAGTATGAGTTTTGCAACTTAGAGGCATAACAACTCGAACCTCGAGAGAAATATTTTCTTAGAGATGCAATGCTGATAAAAGGGATAAAAATATTTGTATTAGCACAGAACAAAGATGAAGCAGATAAGGCAGATACATTAGCCGATTAGATTAGCAATAACCTTAATAATACGTATAATCCGgtccgaaaatccgaaatattTATcagatccaaactttaaaattcgatccgatccgatattaattcggatcggattcgaaTTGTGTTTTGTAGAATCTGAAATCCGAAATTTCAATTCAAAAATGTGCTAAATCTGATCCGATTCGATCTATGCACAACTCTAAGTTAAAAACACTGAAGTTCAATCTTGTTAGTAATTTTTCCCGAATTTTGAGCTGTCACACGAACGCCAACAAATTTTCTTGAAGTTGACACTGGCACGCTTAAGGAAAATTTCCTGAACTTCAAAGAAAATTGATTGTGTTCGAGGAAAATCTATTGAATTTGAAGAAAATTGCTTGAAATTCAAACTGCGACAGTTTGAACTTTAAGAAAATTGTGTGCATACATATTGGTAGTCGCTACAAGAAGAAATATTCCATAGTCCTGTCTAGGGGTGACAATCGAACGGGGTTGGATTGGATATGGACAGGTTGAAAATGGGTAATATAAAAACGAATAAAATATCAAACCCGCGCATATTTAATACGGATCCATATTATCCAcagcttcttgaatatgatcacttttaggAGAATTTCTAGTTTCCCAAATTTGAGGAACCCTGAATTTGAGTCTttgcaaatgtaaaagttaagCTCATTGGTtatctattatgtacttattttttaagtggataatatgaATCTTATACATATTTGACCCTTTTAAAAAGTTAATTATCCAACTCATTTTTAGtggataattatttttaaatccGTTTTGACACCACTAGTCCTGTCTATGCATCTACTATCTTTCTTGTTTGTGCAAAGAATAAAGGGGGAAGTATACAAATAGTCATTTTTAGGACTGCTATTTAGGATTTAACCAGTATTTATTTTGTCCTGAAAATTTGAACTAAAATCTTAACTTCAGAACTTTGTGTCCTGAAAAATTAAATTGAAAAGCTGAAATTCAGAACACACTGGCTAATTTCTAAATGACAGCCCTCTAGAATAGCTAGCGTGTGAAATTcagaaatagccagatttacaagtggtcattccaaaatagctacagtttcaaaagtaatcgaattttagccacttttcatctaaagataaatctgaacgaaaatattgttcaaaatccagaaaatactccagcataatatattggagttctagcataagtatactggaactccagcatattaaaATGGAGTTACAACATAAGTATattggaactccaacataatatactggagttccagtataatataccgatcaagtataatatgctggaagttcatacacaggtattccaatctctagtatattatgctgaaacttcccatgtgttggagttccagcataatatgctggaagttcatatacatgtgcaccgatctccagcatattatgctggaccgatccctattgcagcaaaatagtggctatttttcaatgactttgcaaacactaactatttttgaatgaccagtccgaaaactggcttgCCCATGCTATTTTAACATAGCTAACTGGTAGGGGTATACATATGCCGGGTTGATTCGGATTTTACAatcaccaaaccaaaccaattgtgtcgggttattaaatctaaagatcaAACCAGACCAATAAAACTCGAGTTTTTCACTCtcggtttttctcgggttttctCGGATTCTCGGGTTATTCGAGTTTTTTTCGGTAAATCTTTGTAGAACAAAATATATAaatgtgctcaaaatatttctttagtcctagtaagatacaactatataaagtattttccaagaaaataatacaaaatatgagatatgtcatgtcattatcctaaaatattcaacaataaagacaataaaattatgtaatataaatattgctaattaaaaagccataataaaaataaacataatctaaaagtgcTAAATCatactaaaataagtagactaataagggagtattaattacatgactaaacgctaaagaaaaaataaaaatatgttatatatttttatctaaattattgcaaaacaaaaaatagatattcaatacattcccgttcgtagtattgaattgaatgtttTTTGTTagtattagtattgatttgagTTTGGTTTGAGCTTTTGTTAGCACTATTTAATTTGGGAACTAATGtttatggctataaaacttagtaaattaaataagaacattcaaaagttctaagtccaaccctGAAATAGTACctcaaaagataaaattatgaaatattttaagaaatatttataaattacatcacaataagtatatttatatattaaatatatctaaaaattttatatatgtaatgtcgggctGGTttagtttcggtttgactttctttagttaaaaccaaaccaaaccaattatgatcggatttttttttccaataccaaaccaaatcaaaccaaaccatagtcggatttttttctcgattttgactcggattatcgggttggtgcgatTTGTCGGTTTTCATGGTACACCCTTACTGGTATCATTTCTACATATAACCCAAACTATTTGGGCTTTAGTGAACTGGAGTAAACGAAAATGGACTTTAGTAGGCCCATGGCCCATTTTGGTTAAACTCCATATTCACATCTTGGAGCGGGAAAAAATAAACCCAAAAAATTTGAACCTCCTCTTCTCTTACTCTCACTCACACTGAACTCTCAATTTCCGGTGGCTCTCCGGCGATTCCTCTATTACTCTCTTTCAAAAGCTTCAATTTGGTCACCGTAATTGCTAGATCTGAATTCACCTCCTTGTTGAAAATAGGTTATTCTTTTTTTGCATTTGGGTGCTCCAAATATAAGAATTTAGGGTTTCCTAATGAATCTTTTTGCTGTTGGATTTCTCATAAGATGAGAAAAGAGCAAGAAGAACCGAGCAGCAGCGGGTTTCATAATTTACAGCCACATCGAGACCTCGAATCGAATTGGGGGGTTGACGTGGCCAAAAATTTAGAAGACTATTTGCTTAAAATCTGTTCTGGTGAAATTGCTGATGATGCTCATTGCCTTTCTGTCAATTTTGCTGAAGGTTGGTACTTTTTATTTTCAGCGTAATAATATTTCCTATTTCATGTGGTTCCTAAATATGTAATTTTTatttcaagaaaatgaagaaatttgCAATGTTGTAGTATTAATGTTTCTGTTTTAATTGTTTGGGACGCGTAGCTGCATTGCTTCTTCAGGGATCAGTTCAGGTTTACAGCAGGAAGGTTGAATACCTATATTCATTGGTATTACATGCCTTGGAGTTCATTACACAGAAAAGGTTCTCTCTTTCTTTTGATTATTTTAAGTAAAACTGGTTTTTTTTGTTGGGTGGTAAACAGTTTTAAAATTTAATTCCGTGGCTCTTTTTGTCTTCCTTTACCATGTAAAAGATCAGTCGCGCACTGCATTTTTTTATATGGGGTTAGTTAGCTCTGCTTGAGCTTCATTATGGGATTAGCTGCTGTGACTGTTAGGTCCTTCAACAGTTAGTAACACATTAGGAGTGTTATGATAGCTGTTAAACAATCTGATCATGAACTTGAATTTATTGAAACTACTACTAGAGCTTCCTTGAATTTCATAGTATTCATGAGTAGAACCTTTTCCTACACTGGTTAGTTGAATTTAAGTTCCAACCCGTAGATAATCAATTGGGAGAGTTGTATTGATATGATCGGTGGTCAGTGGTCACAATGAGATGTGCACATTACAGCATCTTGATGACATTCCTCATACTTTTGGTCTGAAATTTAGGTTGTTTCTCTAGGTTATTGATGTTTACCTATATTTTTAATAGTGGGTATGTCCACTGAGGAATTAAGAAACAAGTTATATTGAAGTCTTACACGAAAACTTGTGCGAGGCGATCTGAACTAACTGGAGTTAGGAGGAGCAATGGTGTTTCAGAGACAAGTGTCAAGTGTTATGGCACTTTATAAGTGTCTCTCTCGAAAAAGTAAGAATTGAAGCTCTTGCAAGATCTGATTACAGCAAATGCTTTTCACAAGGATACCATTCTCATTACTCTTCCATCCCCATCTATGtatcatctttttcctttttgagaCATCTGAAAAGGATTGTCAGGGTTTTACTAATAATTGTTTCTACACAAGTTTCACAAATTTTAAGAATTCAATTACTCCAAGTTAAACTTTGATGTTATTAGATACCACTGCCACCTATATGATACATAACCAAAATTAATATTTTACACTACATGCCAAACACAGTTGTGCCATATAAAAATGTGACGAAGGTATTAATTTGGTTCCAATCTTGAGGGCAGGCTGCTGGAAAATAATTCATCTAActggttgttgatacattatgTATTTAACTGCGAAGAAAAAAGGATTGCAGTACAGCTCATAATACTTATCCAGTGCTTATATACTAAAAACTGAAAACCAGTAATGTCATATTGTCCATAAAATCAGCGAGCAGGACCACCCAGAAAGTGCATCATCACAGGCAGAGGAAAATGCTAATGATGAAGAGAATGATCCATTCTGGGTCTCAGAAGAAATCCCTGGTAGTTCTTTATTTCTCTGCTGTTTGGTTGAATAACTACAATTCAAAATCACCATCTTCACCATCATCTTTATAAATTTTGTTTCGCAGTGGAAGCAAAGAACATGCTCGATAGTGCCCATAGGGATTCTTCACTGACCCAGTTAGTGAAAGCCCCTGCAAATCTGGTTGTCCGTGAAGGTGATTGTCTGGACTCTACTGGAGATTCAGGAGAACTAGAGTCTTACTTGGTATGGTACTGTTTCTGTCTGCAGTATAAGTAAAGTTGCTGTTATATTAAGTAGTTATATTATTACTTGCAGCTAGCCACTTGTGATCTTTACCAAGATTTTATTCTGTTGGACTCCTGTGATGCTGTAGCAGTAGATTTTTTGAACAACGATGATATTGCGGGGAAGGGGCTAAACAATAGCTGCAGGGGTGGCTCTGTAGGTTCCAAACATCGAAAGAGCTTTCTCTCTCCCACTAGAGTTACTGAGGGCACCGCCAACAAGTTTTCAGCTCAAAAGAGCCACGATGCTAATTTTTGTATGTCACCAAGGGTTGAGCCTGAGTTTGGTCCTGCAAGTTATAATGGTGATCGTGACATGCCTGATAATTACGAAAATGGTAATTGTGATATGCCTGATAATTACGAGGATGGACATGGAGGTGACGATGGATACCCAGAACCTAGAGGTTCAGATAACTCTGACGATGAAGACTCATGGAAACCCTTGAATCCCCATGAACCTGGCAATTTGAAAGTAAAACCTTACAGAAAAGGTTGCAAAGCTTCCTTTCCTATTATGTGCTTCTCTTTAACTGTTAATTTTGTGATCTAATATATAGATTTCATGCATTCAAGCAGTTAATTTTAATAAAAGGCAGGGTGTGGATTCCAGAAAACGTGCATCTTTGGCTACAGAGTTTACACTTGCAAGATTACATGGTACCATCAGTTCAGATCTAAATGATATATGGGAGAAAAATTATTGTGCCATGAAAAAGCAGGGAGACTCACAATCTCCTCCTTATGAGAAGGTTTTGTTTATTGATCTTGTATTTGTGTGTAATATTGCATGTCCAAATTGTTTCATTGTATTGAGTTTCTTTTTGCAGCTGCGAGAATCACTTATTAGGGGGGTGAACGAAGATTATGATGACCTGTTTAGTTCTAAGGAAAACAatgaagaaaatgaatatgatagTGGAGATCATGATTTTGGGCAACCTGATTATGACGTACCAGAATTGGCAGATGCGAATGAGGATGTAACTCAACACGGTGAAAAGGTTTGGTAAACTACATAGGCTGTTTTACAATTTTATAAATGTGTATTCAAGCTGGCTCAATCTGGCATGGACAAGTTATGCTCATATATTCTCATTCTGCAGCAAAAAGATTATGGTTCACCCTTTGACAGTGGTGCTCAtgaatatcccgatgctcatgcAAACCTTGAAGATCTTTGTCGCTCCCACTTAGTAAgaataaaaatgctaattttttaaaaatttgtgATGCAGAAAATAATGTtgttaaatttatttttttacgtTATTTTTGCTAGCTtgtaaaccccccccccccccccaaactgcAACTCGGCGCACTGCGTCACTTTAGGTCCAAGCATCTATGGGGTTTTCATCCTTATAAACTTACACTATCTTTTC
Proteins encoded in this window:
- the LOC104239055 gene encoding condensin-2 complex subunit H2-like codes for the protein MRKEQEEPSSSGFHNLQPHRDLESNWGVDVAKNLEDYLLKICSGEIADDAHCLSVNFAEAALLLQGSVQVYSRKVEYLYSLVLHALEFITQKSEQDHPESASSQAEENANDEENDPFWVSEEIPVEAKNMLDSAHRDSSLTQLVKAPANLVVREGDCLDSTGDSGELESYLLATCDLYQDFILLDSCDAVAVDFLNNDDIAGKGLNNSCRGGSVGSKHRKSFLSPTRVTEGTANKFSAQKSHDANFCMSPRVEPEFGPASYNGDRDMPDNYENGNCDMPDNYEDGHGGDDGYPEPRGSDNSDDEDSWKPLNPHEPGNLKVKPYRKVNFNKRQGVDSRKRASLATEFTLARLHGTISSDLNDIWEKNYCAMKKQGDSQSPPYEKLRESLIRGVNEDYDDLFSSKENNEENEYDSGDHDFGQPDYDVPELADANEDVTQHGEKQKDYGSPFDSGAHEYPDAHANLEDLCRSHLDALLDNLAETEKQSELAARVSTWSRRIEQNLEEQDSHPPFDIAEYGARVLRKLSLEGNSTNSMSFSDVVMGQKKHEVARTFSALLQLVNNGDVDLEKGRTNEFTCYTAVNPFYVRLLRRDNRAKMQLQSPKERANSSISNRNIRKRKNKGKENQAPFGSSPSAPNSSCRFALKFGKVSGTRCTPESKKRRKSRIVEPVELHTAL